A window of Halobellus sp. LT62 contains these coding sequences:
- a CDS encoding histone deacetylase family protein produces MQFGYSETCLAHDTGERHPETADRLRAIRRALAKRHGVSYVEADPADEASVATVHDADYVEEIREFCRGGGGNWDPDTVASEATWEAATTSAGLAQWAAEEAAAGASGRDTPFSIGRPPGHHAVADDAMGFCFINNAAVAAQSVLDDAEADAERAVIFDWDVHHGNGTQDIFYEQGDVLYASTHEDGLYPGTGEIEETGAGDGEGTTLNIPLSAGAGDEEFLLAVEEVLAPVVERFDPDLFVVSAGFDAHRHDPISRMRVSTEGYALLTDRVRSIADAVDAGVAFVLEGGYGLDTLSEGVATVHETFDGRSPMEPEGDADEETRELVDEIRRVHGLDG; encoded by the coding sequence ATGCAGTTCGGCTACAGCGAGACGTGTCTCGCACACGACACCGGCGAGCGGCACCCTGAGACCGCCGACCGCCTGCGAGCGATCCGCCGGGCGCTCGCGAAGCGGCACGGCGTCTCCTACGTGGAGGCCGATCCCGCCGACGAGGCGTCGGTCGCGACCGTCCACGACGCCGACTACGTCGAGGAGATCCGCGAGTTCTGTCGGGGCGGCGGCGGGAACTGGGACCCCGACACCGTCGCCTCCGAGGCCACGTGGGAGGCCGCGACCACCTCTGCGGGCCTCGCGCAGTGGGCCGCCGAGGAGGCCGCCGCGGGCGCGAGCGGTCGCGACACGCCCTTTTCGATCGGCCGCCCGCCCGGCCATCACGCCGTCGCCGACGACGCGATGGGCTTTTGCTTCATCAACAACGCCGCCGTCGCCGCCCAGTCGGTCCTCGACGACGCCGAGGCCGACGCCGAACGCGCGGTCATCTTCGACTGGGACGTCCACCACGGTAACGGCACGCAGGACATCTTCTACGAGCAGGGCGACGTCCTCTACGCGTCGACCCACGAGGACGGCCTCTACCCCGGAACCGGCGAGATCGAGGAGACCGGCGCGGGTGACGGCGAGGGAACGACGCTGAACATCCCGCTGTCGGCGGGCGCGGGCGACGAGGAGTTCCTCCTCGCCGTCGAAGAAGTGCTCGCGCCAGTCGTCGAGCGGTTCGATCCGGACCTGTTCGTCGTCAGCGCGGGCTTCGACGCCCACCGTCACGACCCGATCTCGCGGATGCGCGTCTCGACGGAGGGGTACGCCCTCCTCACCGATCGCGTCCGCTCGATCGCCGACGCCGTCGACGCGGGCGTCGCGTTCGTTCTCGAAGGCGGATACGGCCTCGACACGCTCTCTGAGGGCGTCGCGACCGTCCACGAAACCTTCGACGGCCGCTCGCCGATGGAACCCGAGGGCGACGCGGACGAGGAGACCCGAGAACTCGTCGACGAGATCCGTCGGGTGCACGGTCTCGACGGCTGA
- a CDS encoding histone yields MSVELPFAPVDAIIRRRAGDLRVSSGAAEELARRVQAHGAALAVDAAERAAADDRKTLMAEDFDVQQVVSRRDLELPIAPIDRIARLEIDDRYRVSMNARIALADILEDYADNVANAAATLARHADRRTVQAEDIETYFALFE; encoded by the coding sequence ATGAGTGTCGAGTTGCCGTTCGCCCCCGTGGATGCGATCATTCGACGGAGAGCCGGCGACCTCCGGGTGAGTTCCGGGGCCGCCGAGGAGCTCGCTCGCCGCGTTCAAGCGCACGGGGCGGCGCTCGCCGTCGACGCCGCCGAGCGAGCGGCCGCAGACGACCGCAAGACCCTGATGGCCGAGGACTTCGACGTCCAGCAGGTCGTGAGCCGCCGCGATCTCGAACTGCCGATCGCGCCGATCGACCGCATCGCGCGCCTCGAAATCGACGATCGGTACCGCGTCTCGATGAACGCGCGGATCGCGCTGGCGGACATCCTCGAAGACTACGCCGACAACGTCGCGAACGCGGCGGCGACGCTCGCTCGACACGCCGACAGACGAACCGTGCAAGCCGAAGACATCGAGACGTACTTCGCCCTCTTCGAGTAG
- a CDS encoding single-stranded DNA binding protein, with protein sequence MGAIEDVYDDLDTDVDFEEFEAAVEDKVEQMGGLADEETAAMLIAHELRDEEVEGIADVAPGMEDVKFLAKVMSIGDVRTFERDGEDEDGKVVNVDVADESGRIRITMWDEMAEGAVERLETGQVLRVAGRPKDGYNGIEVDVDKVEPAPDAEVDVQARDSYRVEDLALGLSDVNLKGRVLSTDSVRTFDRDDGSEGRVSNLTLGDPTGRIRVTLWDEKADLATEFAAGESVEVVDGYVRERDGTLELHVGNRGAVDAVDEAIEYVPDTREIDSLEIDETVDIAGGVIETDPKRTFDRDDGSQGQVRNVRVKDETGDIRVAMWGDKADLDIDLADYVVFTDVEIQDGWQDDLEASAGWQSTVSVMDDAPEDAADTDTDAAQSTGLGAFESGDATETGGSGVGSGESSTDQVASGGGGGSAAAAVAESPNESGAAGETETFTGTVVQAGSPVVLDDGTETRSVETDESLRLGEKVTVTGPVSDGRITAEDVERPS encoded by the coding sequence ATGGGCGCGATCGAGGACGTGTACGATGACCTCGACACCGACGTCGACTTCGAGGAGTTCGAGGCCGCCGTCGAGGACAAAGTCGAACAGATGGGCGGTCTCGCCGACGAGGAGACCGCGGCGATGCTCATCGCCCACGAGTTGCGCGACGAGGAGGTCGAGGGCATCGCCGACGTCGCTCCCGGAATGGAGGACGTGAAGTTCCTCGCGAAGGTGATGAGTATCGGCGACGTTCGGACCTTCGAGCGCGACGGCGAGGACGAGGACGGGAAAGTCGTCAACGTCGACGTCGCCGACGAGTCCGGTCGGATCCGGATCACGATGTGGGACGAGATGGCCGAAGGCGCGGTCGAACGACTCGAAACGGGACAGGTGCTCCGCGTGGCCGGGCGACCGAAAGACGGCTACAACGGCATCGAAGTCGACGTCGACAAGGTCGAGCCCGCGCCCGACGCCGAGGTCGACGTGCAGGCGCGTGATTCCTACCGCGTCGAGGACCTCGCGCTGGGCCTCTCTGACGTCAACCTGAAGGGTCGCGTACTCAGCACCGACAGCGTCCGGACGTTCGACCGCGACGACGGCTCGGAGGGCCGCGTCTCGAACCTGACGCTCGGCGATCCGACCGGCCGGATCCGGGTGACGCTCTGGGACGAGAAGGCCGACCTCGCGACGGAGTTCGCGGCCGGCGAATCGGTGGAGGTCGTCGACGGCTACGTCCGCGAGCGCGACGGGACGCTCGAACTCCACGTGGGCAACCGCGGCGCGGTCGACGCCGTCGACGAGGCGATCGAGTACGTGCCGGACACCCGCGAGATCGACTCGCTGGAGATCGACGAGACCGTCGACATCGCGGGCGGCGTCATCGAGACCGACCCGAAGCGGACGTTCGACCGCGACGACGGCTCGCAAGGGCAGGTCCGGAACGTGCGCGTGAAAGACGAGACGGGCGACATCCGCGTGGCGATGTGGGGCGACAAGGCCGACCTCGACATCGATCTGGCGGATTACGTCGTGTTCACCGACGTCGAGATCCAAGACGGCTGGCAGGACGACCTCGAAGCCTCCGCGGGCTGGCAGTCGACGGTGAGCGTGATGGACGACGCGCCCGAGGACGCCGCCGATACCGACACCGACGCCGCGCAGTCGACCGGGCTCGGTGCGTTCGAGAGCGGCGATGCGACGGAGACGGGAGGTAGCGGGGTCGGATCGGGCGAGAGCTCGACGGACCAAGTCGCATCCGGTGGCGGAGGAGGCTCGGCGGCCGCAGCGGTGGCGGAGTCGCCGAACGAATCCGGGGCGGCCGGCGAAACCGAGACGTTCACCGGGACCGTCGTGCAGGCGGGAAGCCCGGTCGTCCTCGACGACGGGACCGAAACGCGGAGCGTCGAGACCGACGAGTCGCTGCGGCTCGGCGAGAAGGTGACCGTCACCGGTCCCGTCAGCGACGGACGGATCACCGCCGAGGACGTCGAGCGGCCGAGCTGA
- a CDS encoding dicarboxylate/amino acid:cation symporter: protein MAHPVSSLWGRYRSVPLIYRIFVAFVLGSVAGIAFGERMTVVEPLGDLFLRLLNMLVIPIIVFTLLTGIRQLSPARLGRIGGATVALYAVTTTIAGIIGLVVANVLQPGRGVEFAGGEAQSQTPPSLTEVVLGIVPSNPAAAMSEGNLLATVFFVIVFGIALTYVRARQDDLADSVDSLFEAFEVAAEAMFVVVRGVLEYGVIGVFALMAAGIGTEGIGVFTSLGALVLAVAVAVTIHIVVTYLFLLMGVVAGVSPIAFLAGAKDAMLTAFATRSSSGTLPVTMQNADEDLRIKEHVYSFALPVGATANMDGAAIRQAITVMFAANVVGQPLALTEQAFVLLVAVLISIGTAGVPGAGIVMLTVILTQVGLPLEVVGFVAGVDPILGRIATMNNVTGDLAISTVVGKWNDAIDLEEGVWAKGRDHLGPVVPGGD from the coding sequence ATGGCACATCCCGTTAGCTCACTCTGGGGGCGATACCGATCCGTGCCGCTCATCTACCGGATCTTCGTCGCATTCGTCCTCGGCTCGGTCGCAGGAATCGCCTTCGGCGAACGGATGACAGTCGTCGAACCGCTCGGCGACCTGTTCCTCCGACTGCTCAATATGCTCGTGATCCCGATCATCGTGTTCACGTTGCTCACCGGGATCAGACAGCTCTCTCCCGCTCGACTCGGTCGGATCGGCGGAGCCACCGTCGCGCTGTACGCCGTGACGACGACCATCGCGGGGATCATCGGTCTCGTCGTCGCGAACGTGTTGCAGCCGGGTCGCGGCGTCGAGTTCGCCGGCGGCGAGGCGCAGTCGCAGACACCGCCGTCGCTGACCGAGGTCGTCCTCGGTATCGTCCCGAGTAACCCCGCCGCGGCGATGTCCGAAGGGAACCTGCTGGCGACCGTGTTCTTCGTGATCGTCTTCGGGATTGCGCTCACCTACGTCCGCGCGCGACAGGACGACCTCGCAGACAGCGTCGACTCGCTGTTCGAGGCGTTCGAGGTCGCCGCCGAGGCGATGTTCGTCGTCGTTCGCGGCGTACTCGAATACGGCGTTATCGGTGTCTTCGCGCTGATGGCCGCCGGGATCGGCACCGAGGGTATCGGCGTCTTCACCTCGCTCGGTGCACTCGTCCTCGCCGTCGCGGTCGCGGTCACGATCCACATCGTCGTCACCTACCTGTTCCTCCTGATGGGCGTCGTCGCCGGCGTCTCGCCGATCGCGTTCCTCGCGGGCGCGAAGGACGCGATGCTGACCGCCTTTGCGACGCGTTCCTCCAGCGGGACGCTACCGGTGACGATGCAGAATGCCGACGAGGACCTCCGGATCAAAGAACACGTCTACTCCTTCGCGCTGCCGGTCGGCGCGACGGCCAATATGGACGGCGCGGCCATCCGCCAGGCGATCACGGTGATGTTCGCCGCCAACGTCGTCGGCCAGCCGCTCGCGCTGACCGAGCAGGCGTTCGTCCTGCTCGTGGCCGTCCTCATCAGCATCGGTACCGCGGGCGTTCCCGGCGCGGGGATCGTGATGCTCACAGTCATCCTGACGCAGGTTGGCCTCCCGCTGGAGGTCGTCGGCTTCGTCGCCGGCGTCGACCCGATCCTGGGCCGAATCGCCACGATGAACAACGTCACCGGCGACCTCGCGATCTCGACCGTCGTCGGCAAGTGGAACGACGCGATCGACCTCGAGGAGGGCGTCTGGGCGAAGGGGAGAGACCACCTCGGCCCCGTCGTCCCCGGCGGCGACTGA
- a CDS encoding DUF7564 family protein, with translation MTRAQVTCLDCGTEFVRPSGYTGNYCPDCHESWVQESDDVGTSRPEPRRLRPETTPSIRHRDDDDADLPSRYDAE, from the coding sequence ATGACCCGCGCGCAAGTGACGTGTCTCGATTGCGGCACCGAGTTCGTCCGCCCGAGCGGGTATACGGGCAACTACTGTCCCGACTGCCACGAGTCGTGGGTACAGGAGAGTGACGACGTCGGAACGTCGCGCCCCGAACCCCGGCGGCTCCGCCCCGAGACGACGCCGTCGATTCGGCACCGCGACGACGACGACGCCGACCTGCCGTCGCGATACGACGCGGAGTAA
- a CDS encoding DUF309 domain-containing protein, translating to MQDALRIGVAVFNAGDRHAAHDAWEAQWLALDDGTPDERLLHGLIQYAAAVHHARNRNWSGARGLAESAERYLVGVDDRGVNVGEVRAYLRRLADDPEIAERRSPVALRYEGDALEPTDLTFEEVATAAEILANEYDAFDEAVVADAVRYARDERGEAQDETRDEEPPTDVASPRSRGFVGMLFEFAADRERRALVYERLRGHVERRRGRERDVSDSGLFE from the coding sequence GTGCAGGACGCGCTCCGAATCGGCGTCGCCGTGTTCAACGCGGGCGATCGCCACGCCGCCCACGACGCGTGGGAAGCGCAGTGGCTGGCGCTCGACGACGGGACCCCCGACGAGCGCCTACTTCACGGACTCATCCAGTACGCCGCGGCGGTACATCACGCCCGAAACCGCAACTGGAGCGGCGCGCGCGGGCTCGCCGAGAGCGCCGAGCGGTACTTGGTCGGCGTCGACGACAGGGGCGTGAACGTCGGCGAGGTACGCGCGTACCTCCGCCGACTCGCCGACGATCCCGAGATCGCAGAACGCCGTTCGCCGGTCGCGCTCCGGTACGAGGGCGACGCGCTCGAACCAACGGACTTGACTTTCGAGGAGGTCGCGACCGCGGCCGAAATCCTCGCCAACGAGTACGACGCCTTCGACGAGGCCGTCGTCGCCGACGCCGTCAGGTACGCACGCGACGAACGAGGCGAAGCGCAGGATGAAACGCGAGACGAAGAACCCCCGACGGACGTCGCGTCGCCCCGCTCCCGGGGCTTCGTCGGAATGCTGTTCGAGTTCGCGGCCGACAGAGAACGGCGGGCGCTGGTCTACGAACGGCTGCGGGGACACGTCGAACGCCGCCGGGGGAGAGAGCGCGACGTCTCGGACTCGGGGCTGTTCGAGTGA
- the azf gene encoding NAD-dependent glucose-6-phosphate dehydrogenase Azf: MDEPVLLTGAGGRVGQAILRHLGERFEWRLLDREPLSATKLPAGVDEGDVFVADVTDDDAVREALDGCAAVIHLAGDPRPEAPWDSVLQNNIDGTQTMYEAAVEVDVGKFVFASSNHAVGAYETDSRTPEMYRPHGDFRLDGTELPRPSNLYGVSKATGEVLGRYYHDHHDLSVVNVRIGNLTEGHPPIDYERGQAMWLSYRDCAHLFERCALADYEYEIVYGISDNDRKYYSIDRARDVLGYEPRDNSAEWNGDERVGDE, encoded by the coding sequence ATGGACGAGCCGGTTCTCCTGACAGGGGCGGGCGGACGCGTCGGACAGGCGATCCTGCGCCACCTCGGCGAACGCTTCGAGTGGCGGCTGCTCGACAGGGAACCGCTGTCGGCGACGAAGCTTCCGGCGGGCGTCGACGAGGGAGACGTGTTCGTCGCCGACGTCACCGACGACGACGCGGTCCGCGAGGCGTTGGACGGCTGCGCCGCGGTGATCCACTTAGCGGGCGACCCCCGGCCCGAAGCCCCGTGGGACAGCGTCCTGCAGAACAACATCGACGGCACGCAGACGATGTACGAGGCGGCCGTCGAGGTCGACGTCGGAAAGTTCGTCTTCGCCTCCTCGAACCACGCCGTGGGCGCGTACGAGACCGATTCGCGGACCCCCGAGATGTACCGCCCCCACGGCGACTTCCGGCTCGACGGGACCGAACTGCCCCGCCCGAGCAATCTCTACGGCGTGAGCAAGGCGACCGGCGAAGTGCTGGGCCGGTACTACCACGATCATCACGACCTCTCGGTCGTGAACGTCCGCATCGGCAACCTCACCGAGGGACACCCGCCGATCGACTACGAGCGCGGGCAGGCGATGTGGCTCTCCTACCGCGACTGCGCGCATCTGTTCGAGCGCTGTGCGCTGGCCGACTACGAGTACGAGATCGTCTACGGCATCTCCGACAACGACCGGAAATACTACTCGATCGACCGCGCACGCGACGTGCTAGGCTACGAGCCGCGGGACAACTCCGCCGAATGGAACGGCGACGAGCGGGTCGGCGACGAGTAG
- a CDS encoding dihydroneopterin aldolase family protein: MPTDAESACFEAGIKFGSLYHQFAGTPVSPKSAESLGRAMEESIENQPYCVDVDVDVRTDRIAEVLASQSAEYTELTGRFIDVEMRVEYEGVTVRTRMEMDGDYPRMKLVAVEA, from the coding sequence ATGCCCACCGATGCCGAATCGGCCTGTTTCGAGGCCGGGATCAAGTTCGGATCGCTGTACCACCAGTTCGCGGGGACGCCAGTCAGCCCGAAAAGCGCCGAGAGCCTCGGTCGCGCGATGGAGGAATCGATCGAGAACCAGCCCTACTGCGTCGACGTCGACGTCGACGTCAGGACCGATCGCATCGCCGAGGTGCTGGCCTCTCAGTCCGCCGAGTACACCGAACTCACAGGGCGCTTTATCGACGTCGAAATGCGGGTCGAATACGAGGGCGTGACGGTTCGGACGCGGATGGAGATGGACGGCGACTACCCGCGTATGAAACTCGTCGCCGTCGAGGCGTGA
- a CDS encoding DUF5790 family protein, translated as MSSQSTLADDDLFGEAAAEMREEVESHLADARAELPDPDDVWETEADNVLGVLNALKSALDVNDAEEHLRQAKKTFIVGQRADAFDDPDSLEAEVEAVEELLASIEDAETLVGDLTGAMPQLRSQLQDAAEAGSDSDEDTAADDVDDEESADEGDADDA; from the coding sequence ATGAGTAGCCAGAGCACACTCGCTGACGACGACCTGTTCGGAGAGGCTGCTGCGGAGATGCGCGAGGAGGTCGAAAGCCACCTCGCCGACGCGCGGGCGGAGCTGCCCGACCCCGACGACGTGTGGGAAACGGAGGCCGACAACGTCCTCGGCGTCTTGAACGCGCTCAAGTCGGCGCTGGACGTCAACGACGCAGAGGAGCACCTCCGACAGGCGAAAAAGACGTTCATCGTCGGCCAGCGCGCCGACGCGTTCGACGACCCCGACTCTCTGGAAGCGGAGGTCGAGGCCGTCGAGGAACTGCTCGCCTCGATCGAAGACGCCGAGACGCTCGTCGGCGACCTCACCGGAGCGATGCCGCAACTCCGGAGCCAACTGCAGGACGCCGCTGAGGCTGGCTCGGATTCGGATGAGGATACCGCCGCCGACGATGTCGACGACGAAGAGTCAGCTGACGAGGGCGACGCAGACGACGCGTAA
- a CDS encoding helix-hairpin-helix domain-containing protein translates to MSIFDTILSSLRSLLGGGRTDESTSTNPTTSDTDESSSGSEGTVSVERETREDRDAADASTEASVKGTNAESESADSSEDAAAGAGAAAANTDAAASTETLVDEAEGKEPAEVVETSGEGDESVSPDPDDAETPEDAAAAETDASASTETLVDEETGKEPAEAVTSTETPDADAVDEAEDGEAEAEDAEAEAEDSEAGDETDEGSADESSEPVETLKGIGPAYAERLGDAGIETVSDLAAADAGDLAAEVDVSEKRVATWIERAREE, encoded by the coding sequence ATGAGCATCTTCGATACGATCCTGTCGTCGCTCCGCTCGCTCCTCGGCGGCGGACGCACTGACGAGTCGACGTCGACGAATCCGACGACGTCGGACACAGACGAATCGTCGTCCGGATCCGAGGGCACCGTCTCAGTCGAGCGGGAAACGCGCGAGGACCGCGACGCCGCCGATGCGTCGACCGAAGCGTCGGTCAAGGGAACAAACGCCGAGTCCGAGTCCGCTGACTCGTCCGAGGACGCAGCGGCCGGAGCCGGGGCAGCCGCGGCGAACACTGACGCGGCGGCGTCGACGGAGACCCTCGTCGACGAGGCTGAAGGCAAGGAGCCGGCCGAAGTCGTCGAGACGTCCGGCGAGGGCGACGAATCGGTTTCTCCGGACCCCGACGACGCCGAAACGCCGGAGGACGCGGCTGCCGCCGAGACCGACGCGTCGGCGTCGACTGAGACGCTCGTCGACGAGGAGACCGGAAAGGAGCCCGCGGAAGCGGTCACGTCGACGGAAACTCCCGACGCTGACGCGGTCGATGAGGCGGAAGACGGCGAAGCGGAGGCGGAAGACGCCGAAGCAGAGGCGGAAGACAGCGAAGCCGGTGACGAAACTGACGAGGGGTCAGCGGACGAGAGCTCCGAACCGGTCGAGACGCTGAAGGGGATCGGCCCGGCCTACGCGGAACGTCTCGGTGACGCCGGTATCGAGACCGTCTCCGACCTCGCGGCGGCCGACGCCGGCGACCTCGCCGCCGAGGTCGACGTCTCCGAGAAGCGGGTCGCGACGTGGATCGAACGTGCGCGCGAGGAATGA
- a CDS encoding aminotransferase class IV — protein MTDLQYHVDGELVPADAATVSVRDRGFMYGDAVFETLRAYGGDVFRWEAHAERLAGSAEAISLDHGLSDADLKHRVDETLAANDLDDAYVKLSVTRGVQPGKLTPSPDVDPTVVVQVNPLPRGGVDGEPLWDGPATLQTVKTRRVPDAALPSRAKTHNYLNGILARLELRVADADEAVMLDGDGHLTEGATSNLFFVDDGALCTSSLDGPVLPGITRAEVLDIARTEGIPIREGAFTPDDIRGAAEAFVTNTTWEIRPVETVDGIDVGGGPLTTLLRRLYDERVEAAHYGDMDAEPAGTDADSAGDA, from the coding sequence ATGACGGACTTGCAGTACCACGTCGACGGCGAACTCGTCCCCGCCGACGCGGCGACAGTCAGCGTCCGCGACCGCGGGTTTATGTACGGCGACGCGGTGTTCGAGACCCTCCGCGCGTACGGCGGTGACGTGTTCCGCTGGGAGGCCCACGCCGAGCGCTTGGCCGGATCTGCCGAAGCCATCTCGCTCGATCACGGCCTGTCCGACGCGGACCTGAAGCACCGTGTCGACGAGACGCTGGCGGCGAACGATCTCGACGACGCCTACGTGAAGCTCTCGGTCACGCGCGGCGTCCAGCCCGGGAAGCTGACGCCGAGTCCCGACGTCGACCCGACGGTCGTCGTGCAGGTCAACCCCCTCCCGCGCGGCGGCGTCGACGGCGAGCCGCTCTGGGACGGCCCGGCGACGCTCCAGACGGTGAAGACACGACGCGTCCCCGACGCGGCGCTCCCCTCGCGCGCGAAGACCCACAACTACCTGAACGGGATCCTCGCGCGGCTCGAACTCCGCGTCGCCGACGCCGACGAGGCGGTGATGCTCGACGGCGACGGTCACCTGACGGAGGGCGCGACGAGCAACCTCTTTTTCGTCGACGACGGGGCGCTCTGTACGTCGAGCCTCGACGGTCCGGTCCTGCCGGGGATCACCCGCGCGGAGGTACTCGACATCGCACGAACAGAGGGGATTCCGATCCGCGAGGGCGCGTTCACCCCGGACGACATCCGCGGGGCCGCGGAGGCGTTCGTGACGAACACGACGTGGGAGATTCGGCCGGTAGAGACGGTCGACGGCATCGACGTCGGCGGCGGTCCGCTGACGACGTTGCTCCGGCGGCTCTACGACGAACGCGTGGAAGCGGCGCACTACGGCGATATGGACGCCGAGCCCGCCGGTACGGACGCCGACTCCGCGGGCGACGCGTAG
- a CDS encoding Rieske (2Fe-2S) protein: MDEERRIVGADDVTAEETVVFTAKSGFEKTEGVLTRLDDGSVVAFTNYCPHWRDVRLDKGSSALVRNGDIVCQKHGATFEKESGVCDFGPCEGAVLDTFEVTIDDGVVYLTDDEWDAAETGLSEERDLSSGGRIDY, translated from the coding sequence ATGGACGAGGAACGCCGCATCGTCGGCGCGGACGACGTCACCGCCGAGGAGACGGTCGTGTTCACCGCGAAATCCGGGTTCGAGAAGACGGAGGGCGTGCTCACGCGCCTCGACGACGGCAGCGTAGTCGCCTTTACGAACTACTGTCCGCACTGGCGGGACGTCAGACTCGACAAGGGATCAAGCGCGCTCGTCAGAAACGGCGACATCGTCTGTCAGAAACACGGCGCGACCTTCGAGAAGGAAAGCGGCGTCTGCGACTTCGGCCCCTGTGAGGGTGCCGTCCTCGACACCTTCGAGGTGACCATCGACGACGGCGTGGTGTACCTTACCGACGACGAGTGGGACGCCGCGGAAACGGGCCTCTCCGAGGAGCGCGACCTCTCTTCGGGCGGTCGGATCGATTACTGA
- a CDS encoding GtrA family protein has product MRNAIDELASSVRFGKFVSVGAIGAVFDMTTTTALIVGFGVLGEYAKLVGAEVAIVVMFAINERWTFSELGAPGRVPTLKRFLRSNLVRSGGLAVQFLIVRGLRQLDVTVPLFGFDLWQLIPIPIAIGASMFLNYVAESLLTWRVMRS; this is encoded by the coding sequence ATTCGTAACGCGATCGACGAACTCGCTTCGAGCGTCCGGTTCGGGAAGTTCGTCTCCGTCGGCGCGATCGGCGCGGTCTTCGATATGACGACGACGACGGCGCTCATTGTCGGGTTCGGCGTGCTCGGCGAGTACGCGAAGCTCGTCGGCGCGGAGGTCGCCATCGTCGTGATGTTCGCGATCAACGAGCGCTGGACCTTTTCAGAACTCGGCGCGCCGGGGCGGGTTCCGACGCTGAAGCGCTTTCTCCGCTCGAATCTCGTCCGCAGCGGCGGGCTCGCGGTGCAGTTCCTGATCGTCCGCGGACTTCGCCAGCTCGACGTTACCGTTCCCCTGTTCGGGTTCGACCTCTGGCAGCTGATCCCGATCCCCATCGCGATCGGCGCGTCGATGTTCCTGAACTACGTCGCCGAAAGCCTGCTCACGTGGCGCGTGATGCGATCCTGA
- a CDS encoding dolichol-P-glucose transferase — translation MTRAVGIVVPAYRPDPERLGGYLHALTERLDPAVIRVEADAPRSDLRERLGRLPDCVELATVDARRGKGAAITAGFEALLKGGASAGSDATARNVEVLAFADADGSTPADSFAAVVDAVTGGDADLAVGSRRHPDADVASHQTFARRRLGDGFAWLARRFLDEQLYDYQCGAKALTVDAWRAVRTHLYEPGFAWDIELVAVAGALDCRIAEIPVRWEDRPDSTVSTVETTLQLARALVTSRHRARLLREDRVHELLDARTRNEPSLVDRLAAVEAADAVEAD, via the coding sequence ATGACTCGTGCCGTCGGGATCGTCGTCCCCGCCTACCGGCCCGATCCCGAGCGACTCGGCGGTTACCTCCACGCCCTCACGGAGCGGCTCGACCCGGCAGTGATCCGGGTCGAGGCCGACGCCCCGCGCTCGGACCTCCGCGAGCGGCTCGGCCGACTCCCCGACTGCGTCGAGCTCGCGACTGTCGACGCGCGACGCGGGAAGGGGGCGGCGATAACCGCGGGATTCGAGGCACTCCTCAAGGGCGGTGCGTCCGCCGGATCCGATGCGACCGCGCGAAACGTCGAGGTTCTCGCGTTCGCCGACGCCGACGGGAGCACGCCTGCCGACTCGTTCGCGGCCGTCGTCGACGCCGTCACCGGGGGGGACGCCGACCTCGCGGTCGGCTCGCGGCGGCACCCCGACGCGGACGTGGCGTCGCATCAGACCTTCGCGCGCCGTCGCCTCGGAGACGGCTTCGCGTGGCTCGCGCGGCGCTTCCTCGACGAGCAGCTCTACGATTACCAGTGCGGCGCGAAGGCGCTCACCGTCGACGCGTGGCGAGCCGTCCGCACCCACCTCTACGAGCCGGGGTTCGCGTGGGACATCGAACTCGTCGCCGTCGCGGGCGCGCTCGACTGTCGGATCGCGGAGATCCCCGTTCGGTGGGAGGACCGACCGGATTCGACCGTCTCGACGGTCGAAACGACGCTGCAGCTCGCCCGCGCGCTGGTGACCTCGCGACATCGAGCGCGCCTGCTCCGGGAGGATCGCGTCCACGAACTGCTCGACGCGCGAACGCGAAACGAACCGTCCCTCGTCGATCGACTCGCCGCGGTGGAGGCGGCCGATGCCGTCGAGGCCGACTGA